The following proteins are encoded in a genomic region of Fervidobacterium pennivorans DSM 9078:
- the nth gene encoding endonuclease III has translation MKNSSQKIRNKSELNCSNINKLAEMIIKKFPREHDEKDPFKVLITTILSQRSRDENTEVSAKNLFSVYENVEQLAQAKPEELYDLIRPSGLYKEKAERIIAVSKIILEKYGGRVPDNLEELLSLPGVGRKTANIVLHVSFGQQALAVDTHVHRISNRLGWVNTKTPEQTEEELKKILDPNLWGPVNGSMVEFGKQICRPISPKCEECFLTACCKYFKEKR, from the coding sequence ATGAAAAATTCGAGCCAAAAGATTCGGAACAAATCTGAGTTAAATTGCAGTAACATTAACAAACTTGCTGAAATGATAATAAAGAAGTTCCCACGGGAACACGATGAAAAAGACCCTTTCAAAGTACTTATCACCACAATTCTCAGTCAAAGAAGTCGCGATGAGAATACAGAAGTATCTGCAAAGAATCTTTTCAGTGTGTATGAAAATGTCGAGCAGTTAGCTCAGGCAAAGCCAGAGGAATTGTACGACCTGATTAGACCATCCGGGCTTTACAAGGAGAAAGCGGAAAGGATAATTGCAGTCTCGAAGATAATCTTGGAAAAGTACGGCGGGAGGGTTCCAGATAATCTGGAAGAACTTCTTTCACTACCTGGCGTAGGTCGAAAAACAGCAAATATTGTTTTGCATGTGAGCTTTGGCCAGCAAGCACTTGCAGTGGATACACACGTTCACAGGATATCGAATAGATTAGGTTGGGTGAATACAAAAACACCGGAACAAACGGAAGAAGAATTGAAAAAAATACTGGACCCCAACCTTTGGGGTCCAGTCAATGGTTCTATGGTTGAATTCGGAAAGCAGATTTGCCGTCCAATTTCACCTAAATGTGAGGAGTGCTTCCTAACAGCATGTTGCAAGTATTTTAAAGAGAAGAGATAA
- the fliD gene encoding flagellar filament capping protein FliD: MDLSSIANNINYRYQQSSRMQIGGAVSGLDTQSIIEKLLEIESLPLQRLNDKYTQYTNLQKAYKKVSEKIREFYDYITNFSLQATLIPKTASSSATNVLTASAAPSALDGTYNIDVLTLATNSIFKSGKLGREIQATDTYASIDTRYTPVDNSTVKIKIGSQEQQITISHSDTINDIISKLQQAFTDLGVSANITFQDGKLKIESSKAFQISNVSGNFTFVFRLNDASLKQSGTTFTLESSGDIGVYSTFKTLSSLGISSDTTIKINEKEIALKTSDTLQSMIQKINNTVSDVYAKYDDKSGQVVLTSKTTGDNIISVEGDNTVLTSLKLDDVNSTFVLGQLAQVRVTFNGVTEELSSKSNTLTYNGLTLNLSALGSAIVTVGTDRDKIVERVKDFVNKWNEITDFLYTKLTEDKVRGKSEDQMSEDEKLQGLLKNDAFLRRIFDKFRSFLTTNVNGKTLGDLGISSGDTGRGFQNTMRGKITLDENRLRKFIDDNGPNAVWEFFGNTESYKGLAIQLKEYSWDLTKFNGEIDTVAGVNGRLEREKRILSKRMVTMMEYLQKKEQQLWAKYSALESALAKLQAQGAFMAQAFVQRK, encoded by the coding sequence ATGGACCTCTCAAGTATAGCTAACAACATCAATTACCGGTACCAACAATCATCAAGAATGCAGATTGGTGGTGCTGTAAGTGGTCTTGATACACAGAGTATCATAGAAAAGCTTTTGGAAATCGAGTCTCTACCCCTCCAGAGACTCAACGATAAGTATACGCAATACACAAACCTTCAGAAAGCTTATAAAAAAGTCTCGGAAAAGATAAGAGAGTTCTATGATTACATAACCAATTTTTCACTTCAGGCAACTCTAATCCCAAAGACGGCAAGTTCTTCAGCTACCAACGTGCTTACAGCAAGTGCTGCGCCATCAGCACTTGATGGTACTTACAACATCGATGTACTAACCCTTGCAACGAACAGTATCTTCAAAAGTGGCAAACTTGGAAGAGAAATTCAGGCAACTGATACGTATGCGAGTATAGATACACGCTACACTCCCGTAGATAATTCAACAGTGAAAATTAAAATTGGCTCGCAAGAACAGCAAATCACTATATCCCATAGTGACACAATAAACGATATTATATCAAAACTACAGCAAGCGTTTACAGATTTAGGAGTATCTGCCAATATAACGTTCCAAGATGGGAAACTGAAAATTGAATCAAGCAAAGCATTCCAAATCTCAAATGTCTCAGGTAATTTCACGTTTGTCTTCAGGCTAAATGATGCGAGTTTAAAACAATCAGGCACGACCTTTACACTTGAAAGCTCAGGAGATATCGGTGTTTACTCAACATTCAAAACACTATCGAGTCTCGGTATCAGTTCGGATACTACAATAAAAATAAACGAAAAAGAAATTGCTCTTAAAACTTCTGACACGTTACAAAGTATGATTCAAAAGATCAACAACACTGTCAGTGATGTGTACGCAAAGTACGATGACAAATCAGGTCAAGTTGTGCTTACAAGTAAAACGACAGGAGATAACATCATATCGGTTGAGGGTGATAACACTGTACTGACTTCTTTAAAACTTGATGATGTTAACTCCACTTTTGTACTTGGGCAATTGGCTCAAGTTAGGGTAACATTCAACGGTGTTACTGAAGAGCTGTCATCTAAATCTAATACCTTGACTTATAACGGTCTGACTTTAAATCTTTCAGCTTTAGGTAGTGCCATCGTTACAGTTGGAACAGATAGGGATAAAATCGTTGAACGTGTAAAAGATTTTGTTAACAAATGGAATGAGATTACTGATTTTCTTTACACAAAACTAACTGAAGATAAAGTTAGAGGTAAGTCAGAAGACCAAATGAGCGAGGATGAGAAGCTCCAAGGCTTGTTGAAAAATGATGCTTTCTTAAGACGTATTTTTGATAAATTTCGAAGTTTCCTGACAACGAACGTGAATGGAAAAACTCTAGGAGATTTAGGTATTTCTTCTGGCGATACAGGTAGAGGTTTCCAAAACACTATGAGAGGTAAGATTACATTAGACGAAAACCGACTAAGAAAATTCATAGATGACAACGGTCCTAATGCAGTGTGGGAATTTTTTGGAAACACTGAATCCTACAAGGGTTTGGCTATACAACTCAAAGAATACAGCTGGGATTTGACAAAGTTCAACGGGGAAATCGACACTGTTGCTGGTGTAAATGGAAGACTTGAGAGAGAAAAGCGCATTCTTTCGAAACGCATGGTAACAATGATGGAGTATCTCCAAAAGAAAGAACAACAACTCTGGGCAAAGTATTCGGCTCTCGAAAGTGCCTTGGCAAAATTGCAAGCTCAAGGTGCATTCATGGCTCAAGCGTTTGTGCAAAGGAAATAG
- a CDS encoding flagellar protein FlaG: MDGVNGVKGVGIRSGIVEPDLLNKSHVAPNEQNGMVENVVRENTKASGELQNILGERKDEELEIFKENFEKLKKIFRGEAEFRIDKDTNMVVIKIKDPETGEVIRQIPPELAIKLAKNIQELLGVLMDERV, encoded by the coding sequence ATGGACGGAGTGAATGGAGTGAAAGGTGTTGGAATCAGGAGCGGTATCGTTGAACCAGACTTATTGAACAAAAGTCACGTAGCACCAAACGAGCAAAATGGTATGGTTGAAAACGTTGTAAGAGAAAACACCAAGGCAAGCGGTGAGTTGCAAAACATTTTAGGAGAGCGAAAAGATGAAGAACTGGAAATATTTAAGGAAAACTTCGAGAAGCTAAAGAAAATATTTAGAGGTGAGGCAGAGTTTCGTATTGATAAAGATACAAACATGGTAGTTATTAAGATTAAGGACCCGGAAACAGGGGAGGTTATCAGGCAGATACCTCCAGAGCTAGCAATTAAACTTGCAAAGAACATTCAAGAATTGCTGGGGGTATTAATGGACGAAAGGGTGTGA
- the rbfA gene encoding 30S ribosome-binding factor RbfA, with protein sequence MKKEYKLKMLESELRKVLAEALMEMKDPYIDTVRSLITFSRVEVSKDKRYADIFVSVLGDENKRKEVVEYLESKKGYFRTYVAKNIRMYVAPELRFKEDKGIEATVRIAQLLDSIKEKEKSDDNK encoded by the coding sequence ATGAAGAAGGAGTACAAACTTAAAATGCTCGAATCCGAATTAAGAAAAGTTTTAGCTGAAGCATTAATGGAGATGAAGGACCCTTACATAGATACGGTAAGGTCACTCATCACATTTTCAAGGGTGGAAGTTTCAAAGGACAAAAGATACGCCGATATCTTTGTTAGCGTTCTTGGTGACGAAAACAAACGAAAAGAGGTTGTTGAGTATTTGGAATCAAAAAAGGGATATTTTAGAACTTACGTTGCAAAGAATATAAGAATGTACGTTGCACCTGAGCTTAGGTTCAAGGAAGATAAAGGTATAGAAGCCACCGTAAGAATAGCTCAGTTATTGGATTCAATTAAAGAAAAAGAAAAGAGTGACGATAATAAATAA
- a CDS encoding HDOD domain-containing protein, with protein sequence MIKELLGTISEIPTPDIVVQEIISTASNPNASAKDLEKVISMDVGLSSKILRLVNSAYYGLPRKITKLSEAIVIVGFKTVRNLALSVFTYSALHSKHTFIDHDKLWSHFMTTAIFAEHIAKNIGFMNREEVFLAGIMHDVGKIAIDLLFPTYMYELAKFSEEKQTPMFLIEYKCQVEDHMELGGELLKLWKFPDEYISVALYHEKPSLNPDLPYVEMTCIVHLANVFSNIFLPGYSLSYGPPYLDPLVFSVLGIKPSDLKIMFHELERVFEKSKDMIYGGVKDEEGVQT encoded by the coding sequence ATGATAAAAGAACTGCTCGGAACAATCTCTGAAATACCAACTCCCGACATTGTCGTTCAAGAAATTATTTCAACCGCATCAAATCCGAATGCGAGTGCAAAAGACCTGGAAAAGGTCATTTCAATGGATGTTGGACTTTCATCGAAGATACTCCGACTTGTCAATTCAGCATACTATGGTCTGCCAAGAAAAATTACAAAACTGAGCGAAGCTATAGTCATAGTTGGTTTCAAAACTGTGCGTAATCTTGCGCTCAGTGTTTTTACGTATTCTGCGTTACATTCAAAACATACATTTATTGACCATGACAAACTATGGTCGCACTTTATGACAACCGCAATTTTCGCAGAACATATTGCAAAAAATATCGGATTTATGAACCGAGAAGAAGTTTTTCTTGCAGGAATAATGCACGATGTTGGAAAAATAGCAATAGACTTGCTTTTCCCAACGTACATGTATGAACTTGCAAAATTTAGCGAGGAAAAACAAACACCTATGTTTTTAATCGAATACAAATGTCAAGTTGAAGACCATATGGAATTAGGTGGCGAACTTTTAAAACTGTGGAAATTCCCTGATGAATACATTTCTGTTGCCCTGTACCACGAAAAACCGTCGCTTAACCCTGATTTACCATATGTAGAAATGACTTGTATCGTCCATTTAGCAAATGTTTTTTCAAATATCTTTCTACCCGGTTATTCTTTATCTTACGGTCCACCCTATCTAGATCCTTTGGTTTTCAGTGTTCTTGGGATTAAGCCCAGTGACTTGAAAATAATGTTCCACGAGCTCGAAAGAGTGTTTGAAAAATCAAAAGATATGATTTATGGAGGTGTTAAAGATGAAGAAGGAGTACAAACTTAA
- a CDS encoding sensor histidine kinase, with amino-acid sequence MEIQQLLSKYMLEISKVDDENKLYSALVGILKRILDFQVLNVLRDKELIYSEPGDVTIAKEYYVDYLQWVEERLHPAFLPFEDIYVGLIPIFKGSKVLSLIVILTTNEPTAEVIDYLQLIAYLSGITLENLRLFKIVDDSREYYETIINVSNDGIIVFKDRDVEFKNVKAEQILNEHHRLFDEILKSIENGTEFFEFEEANSFFSVSLKGIKLFGEDRILVNVRNITTEKEIQKLKEVDKIKTNFIANISHELRTPLAAIKAYVETILSMPMNYEEIQEFLNIVHEQSLRLEQLLNDLLDFSQLESGTMRIVVEPANICDIIERAVSTVQVFAEEKKVKIESECLPITIECDRRRIEQVIVNLLNNAIKFSDPQKDSRYVRVSVSDEGEKIRISVEDNGIGIPGDKIDKIFDKFYRVDNELTYAIPGTGLGLAIVKEVVEMHGGEIQVKSEVGQGSIFEVILPKTKMSKE; translated from the coding sequence ATGGAAATTCAACAACTTCTTTCAAAATACATGCTTGAAATATCAAAAGTAGACGATGAGAACAAACTGTACAGCGCTTTGGTTGGCATTTTAAAGCGTATCCTCGATTTTCAGGTTTTAAACGTCTTGAGAGATAAAGAGCTCATATACTCAGAACCTGGGGACGTAACTATCGCCAAAGAATACTATGTTGATTACCTCCAGTGGGTAGAAGAAAGGCTCCATCCAGCGTTTCTTCCTTTTGAGGATATTTACGTTGGACTCATCCCTATTTTCAAAGGGAGTAAGGTATTATCGCTCATAGTTATCCTAACAACTAACGAACCCACTGCTGAGGTCATAGACTATTTACAACTGATTGCCTATCTCTCGGGCATCACGCTTGAAAACCTGAGGCTATTTAAGATTGTTGACGATTCTCGCGAGTATTACGAAACCATAATAAACGTTTCAAACGATGGTATTATCGTCTTTAAAGACCGTGATGTTGAGTTTAAAAACGTAAAAGCAGAGCAAATACTCAACGAGCACCATAGATTATTCGATGAGATTTTGAAGAGTATAGAAAATGGCACAGAGTTTTTTGAGTTCGAGGAAGCGAACTCTTTCTTCAGCGTATCGCTCAAAGGTATCAAACTTTTTGGTGAAGACAGGATACTTGTAAATGTTAGAAATATCACCACCGAGAAAGAGATTCAAAAGTTAAAAGAAGTAGATAAAATAAAAACGAACTTCATTGCAAACATCTCTCACGAATTAAGAACGCCACTTGCTGCGATAAAGGCATACGTTGAAACGATATTGAGCATGCCGATGAATTACGAAGAAATACAAGAATTTCTCAATATCGTTCACGAACAATCTTTAAGATTGGAACAGCTCTTAAACGATTTGCTCGATTTCTCTCAGCTGGAATCTGGAACCATGCGCATAGTAGTAGAACCTGCCAATATTTGCGACATCATTGAACGTGCAGTAAGCACTGTTCAGGTATTTGCCGAAGAAAAGAAAGTGAAGATTGAGAGTGAATGCTTACCAATAACAATTGAGTGTGACCGGCGAAGGATTGAGCAGGTGATTGTAAATCTTTTAAACAACGCAATAAAATTTTCTGACCCACAGAAGGACAGCAGATACGTCAGAGTCTCTGTGAGCGACGAAGGAGAGAAAATAAGAATATCCGTTGAAGACAACGGTATAGGTATACCAGGGGATAAAATTGACAAGATATTTGACAAATTCTACCGCGTAGATAACGAACTAACTTACGCGATACCAGGAACAGGACTTGGCTTGGCAATAGTAAAAGAAGTTGTGGAAATGCACGGTGGAGAAATCCAAGTCAAGTCAGAAGTTGGTCAAGGAAGCATATTTGAAGTCATTCTCCCAAAAACAAAAATGTCTAAAGAGTGA